The following are encoded together in the Drosophila sechellia strain sech25 chromosome 3R, ASM438219v1, whole genome shotgun sequence genome:
- the LOC116801620 gene encoding uncharacterized protein LOC116801620, with translation MRWQVATDDFRFNVEYHRVPSSVLSGDRVPTKREYLSLVMSTFDPLGFLCCLMVTAKLLLREIWRQKIQWDEPLPEELSKAFATWRKEMDTVGQFRCPRHYFGRGAVRAVELHVFVDASQAAFAAVAYWRVTYEDDDVQVSFVSAKTKCAPMRTMTIPRLELQAAVLGTRLMNTVKEEHSVVITDLVLWTDSKTVLRWIGSTHRRYKQFVGNRVAEILESSKVSQWRWVPTADNVADDATRSQKGVDLSQESRWLRGPAFLRQPAASWPGPEEKTERVPDAPDEEEMPSEFAFVAAGDFVIPFQRFSSFSRLVRTTAWVLRFARWCRKQRNELEEYGLTAAECKAAENLLVRQAQLESFPDEMRSVETGQDVGRSSDIRGLVPYLDKDGILRAYGRIDAALCMPYSARRPVLLSHRHSLTELIVRDFHARMKHQNVDATIAEIRTKFWVTKMRRVMRRVISSCNECKLQRARPMPPIMGPHPEDRLDASGWPFKYTGLDYFGPLLVTVSRHKEKRWVALFTCLTTRAIHLELAHDLSTDSCIIAIRNFVCRRGPVYRLRSDNGKNFVGADREARRFGDVFEMEKLQSELSSRSIEWVFNCPANPSEGGVWERMVQCVKRVLRHTLKEVAPRDHVLESLLIEAENIVNSRPLTHLPVDADQEAPLTPNDLLKGVANLPDTPGLDAELPKEGSTRKQWRIARMLRDRFWRRWVMEYLPTLVRREKWCRRTEPIHQGDMVFVCDPALARREWRKGIVEEVYSGADGVVRRAKVRVNDNGLSRTMMRPVSKLAVLDLSEAVLHGVGDVADRILLSIG, from the coding sequence ATGCGTTGGCAAGTAGCAACAGATGACTTCAGATTTAACGTGGAGTATCATCGAGTGCCAAGCAGCGTCCTGAGTGGAGATCGAGTTCCTACGAAGAGGGAATATTTGAGCCTGGTGATGTCAACGTTCGATCCCCTGGGATTCCTGTGTTGCCTCATGGTTACAgcgaagctgctgctgcgagaGATTTGGAGGCAGAAGATCCAGTGGGACGAACCACTACCGGAAGAGTTAAGCAAAGCCTTTGCGACTTGGCGCAAAGAGATGGACACCGTGGGACAGTTCCGATGTCCGCGCCATTATTTTGGGCGTGGAGCAGTCCGGGCCGTAGAGTTGCACGTCTTCGTGGATGCTAGTCAGGCAGCATTCGCGGCGGTGGCCTATTGGAGGGTCACATATGAGGACGACGACGTGCAGGTGAGCTTCGTGAGCGCGAAAACGAAGTGTGCCCCAATGAGAACGATGACGATCCCACGGCTGGAGCTACAGGCAGCAGTTCTTGGAACCAGGCTGATGAACACTGTCAAGGAGGAGCACAGTGTGGTCATCACGGACCTGGTGTTATGGACGGACTCTAAGACGGTGCTGAGATGGATCGGCAGCACCCACCGCCGGTATAAGCAGTTTGTTGGCAACCGAGTGGCGGAGATTTTGGAGTCGTCAAAGGTTTCCCAATGGAGATGGGTGCCTACAGCCGACAATGTGGCTGATGATGCGACGCGGTCGCAGAAAGGAGTCGACCTTAGCCAGGAATCAAGGTGGCTAAGAGGACCTGCATTTTTGAGGCAGCCAGCAGCCAGCTGGCCGGGCCCTGAGGAAAAAACTGAGCGTGTTCCAGATGCCCCTGATGAAGAAGAGATGCCCAGTGAGTTTGCATTCGTTGCGGCAGGCGATTTTGTTATTCCGTTCCAGAGATTCTCGAGCTTCAGTCGCCTGGTGAGGACCACAGCCTGGGTCCTACGGTTTGCGCGCTGGTGCCGCAAACAGCGAAACGAGCTCGAGGAATACGGCCTTACTGCAGCAGAATGTAAGGCCGCGGAGAACCTGTTGGTCAGACAGGCACAATTGGAGTCGTTCCCCGACGAGATGAGGTCGGTGGAAACTGGACAGGACGTCGGTAGATCGAGCGATATTCGAGGGTTGGTGCCCTACCTAGACAAGGACGGGATTCTGCGAGCTTACGGCAGAATTGATGCCGCACTGTGCATGCCGTACAGTGCGAGGAGGCCCGTATTACTGTCACACAGGCACAGTCTGACAGAGCTGATTGTGAGAGACTTCCACGCCAGGATGAAGCATCAAAATGTGGATGCTACGATCGCGGAGATCCGGACAAAGTTCTGGGTCACAAAGATGAGGCGTGTGATGCGGAGAGTCATCTCATCGTGCAACGAGTGCAAGTTGCAGCGAGCGCGGCCGATGCCGCCGATAATGGGACCCCATCCGGAAGACAGACTGGATGCGAGTGGATGGCCATTCAAATACACAGGACTGGACTACTTTGGGCCACTGCTGGTGACTGTGTCCCGTCACAAGGAGAAGCGTTGGGTCGCCTTGTTTACGTGTTTGACGACAAGGGCGATTCACCTGGAGCTGGCGCATGACCTGTCGACGGATTCCTGCATAATTGCGATCAGGAACTTCGTCTGCCGTAGAGGGCCAGTATATAGACTGCGCAGCGATAACGGCAAGAACTTCGTGGGAGCTGACAGGGAAGCCAGGCGCTTTGGTGACGTGTTCGAGATGGAGAAGCTCCAGAGTGAGTTGTCAAGCAGAAGCATTGAATGGGTCTTTAATTGTCCAGCGAACCCGTCTGAGGGCGGAGTTTGGGAGCGCATGGTGCAGTGCGTCAAGAGAGTACTGCGTCATACCCTGAAGGAAGTTGCACCGAGGGACCATGTATTGGAGAGTTTACTGATTGAGGCGGAGAATATTGTAAACTCGCGCCCGCTCACTCACTTGCCTGTGGATGCGGACCAGGAGGCGCCGTTGACGCCAAACGATTTACTCAAGGGAGTAGCCAATCTGCCGGATACGCCTGGATTGGATGCGGAGCTGCCCAAGGAGGGTTCTACGAGGAAGCAGTGGAGGATTGCTCGCATGCTACGAGACCGTTTCTGGAGAAGGTGGGTCATGGAGTACCTGCCTACGCTTGTGCGCCGCGAGAAGTGGTGCCGCCGAACGGAGCCCATACACCAGGGTGATATGGTCTTCGTCTGCGATCCTGCCTTGGCCCGACGAGAGTGGCGCAAGGGCATCGTGGAGGAGGTCTACAGCGGAGCTGATGGAGTCGTCAGACGCGCTAAGGTGCGCGTGAACGACAACGGCCTATCTAGGACAATGATGCGACCCGTCTCTAAACTTGCAGTTTTGGATTTGAGTGAAGCGGTTCTTCACGGGGTCGGGGATGTCGCGGATCGAATATTGTTATCGATAGgctag
- the LOC6613888 gene encoding ubiquitin-conjugating enzyme E2-17 kDa has protein sequence MSTPARRRLMRDFKRLQEDPPTGVSGAPTDNNIMIWNAVIFGPHDTPFEDGTFKLTIEFTEEYPNKPPTVRFVSKVFHPNVYADGGICLDILQNRWSPTYDVSAILTSIQSLLSDPNPNSPANSTAAQLYKENRREYEKRVKACVEQSFID, from the exons ATGTCAACACCCGCACGCAGACGTCTTATGAGAGATTTTAAAAG ACTTCAAGAGGATCCACCTACGGGTGTCTCGGGTGCGCCAACagataataatattatgatATGGAATGCTGTGATTTTTGGTCCACACGACACACCCTTCGAAGACGGAACCTTTAAGTTAACCATAGAATTTACGGAAGAGTATCCAAACAAACCGCCAACGGTTCGATTCGTATCGAAAGTATTTCATCCCAATGTGTACGCAGATGGTGGAATATGCTTGGACATATTGCAGAATCGCTGGAGTCCCACGTACGATGTGTCAGCCATATTAACATCTATACAG TCACTGCTGAGCGATCCCAATCCAAACTCACCGGCTAACTCCACCGCCGCCCAGCTGTATAAAGAAAATCGGCGCGAGTACGAGAAGCGTGTGAAAGCCTGCGTCGAGCAGAGTTTCATCGATTAG
- the LOC6613889 gene encoding protein takeout, whose product MQFQLIVASLLICFVACISAGNMPDYIQVCHRNDPELSKCLKSSVHNLRPYLAKGIKELNVPPLEPLYIGDLSILDGSAGLTVKAKKLNILGASNFEITKLRASTQNRRFDFELILPHLHGDGLYEINGNILALPIKGNGPFTGNFTNFVAYVRVQYDIKSVNDLEYLHVKEFVLKIRTGKGNLKLENLFNGDKVLGDVINDTINQNFEVFTNDLIAPIARALEAKFLVITTKILENFTYSELFPV is encoded by the exons ATGCAGTTCCAACTCATCGTAGCCTCGCTGTTGATCTGTTTTGTAGCATGCATCTCAGCTGGCAATATGC CTGACTACATCCAGGTGTGCCATCGCAACGATCCCGAACTGTCGAAGTGCCTGAAGAGCAGTGTTCACAACTTGCGACCCTATCTGGCAAAGGGCATTAAGGAACTGAACGTACCGCCGCTAGAGCCCCTCTACATTGGAGATCTGAGCATTCTGGATGGATCCGCCGGGCTCACGGTGAAAGCCAAGAAGCTGAACATCCTGGGCGCCTCCAACTTTGAGATCACCAAGCTGCGGGCTTCAACCCAAAACCGACGCTTTGACTTCGAGTTGATTCTGCCCCATCTCCATGGCGATGGGCTCTACGAGATCAATGGCAACATTCTGGCACTGCCGATCAAGGGCAATGGACCGTTCACTGGAAACTTCACCAACTTCGTGGCTTATGTGCGCGTCCAGTACGACATAAAGAGTGTTAATGATCTGGAATACCTGCATGTCAAGGAGTTCGTCCTGAAGATCCGCACTGGCAAGGGAAACCTGAAGCTGGAGAACCTCTTCAACGGAGACAAGGTTCTGGGCGATGTCATCAATGACACGATCAACCAAAACTTCGAGGTCTTCACCAACGACTTGATCGCACCGATTGCCCGCGCCCTGGAGGCCAAGTTTCTGGTCATCACGACCAAAATCCTTGAGAACTTCACCTACAGCGAGCTTTTCCCCGTCTAA
- the LOC6613890 gene encoding protein takeout, which translates to MSGKIAIIVLVALLGATFAQEQPYYLQQCPRDEAQINECLRESGNKLVHYLQKGVPELDIYEIEPVMIDEIGIVLGSGPDGYRALFRNIQAYGVSNITVTNIRSDLDSLQFQLTCEIPRIRVKAQYRSTGVLILVKASGAGDYWGEYEGVKAKIYFKAVANEGPDGRTYLTTDSVKMDFNVKEIQMGVDNIANGNSVIQAALNLFINSNSQELLKEMKPALRTKLTLVIRNFMDRIFAKIPLDEWINLN; encoded by the exons ATGAGCGGAAAGATTGCCATCATCGTGCTCGTCGCCTTGTTGGGCGCCACTTTTGCCCAGGAGCAGC CCTACTACCTGCAACAGTGCCCGCGGGACGAGGCCCAGATAAACGAATGCCTTCGCGAAAGTGGCAACAAGCTGGTGCACTACCTGCAGAAGGGAGTGCCGGAGTTGGACATCTACGAG ATCGAACCCGTGATGATTGATGAAATCGGCATAGTGTTGGGTAGTGGTCCGGATGGCTACCGCGCACTTTTCCGGAACATTCAGGCCTACGGTGTGAGCAACATCACAGTGACCAACATCCG CTCCGACTTGGACTCGCTGCAGTTCCAGCTGACGTGCGAGATACCCCGCATTCGCGTCAAGGCGCAGTACCGGTCCACAGGTGTTCTGATCTTGGTGAAGGCCTCCGGAGCCGGCGACTACTGGGGGGAGTACG AGGGAGTGAAGGCCAAGATCTACTTCAAGGCGGTGGCCAACGAGGGTCCCGACGGTCGCACCTACCTGACGACGGACTCCGTCAAGATGGACTTCAACGTGAAGGAGATCCAAATGGGAGTGGACAACATCGCCAACGGCAACTCGGTGATAC AGGCTGCTCTCAACCTGTTCATCAACTCCAACTCCCAGGAGCTGCTCAAGGAAATGAAGCCGGCGCTCAGGACCAAACTCACTCTGGTCATCCGCAACTTCATGGATCGCATTTTCGCCAAGATTCCGCTGGACGAGTGGATCAACCTGAATTAG
- the LOC6613891 gene encoding uncharacterized protein LOC6613891 — protein MNKAVCLVIAIQALWMVQAETPPYIKQCHRNDPKLVDCFIGAIEHLKPYLANGIPDIQLPSVEPFKMDTLALQLTEGPQGYKITLKNMEAFGASNFKVTSLKLSEGSEPFKAKIVMPKLKIEAKYTSSGVLLILPASGGGDFHANFEGVSADLTGKTSIHASKGANYLHIDALSLVLDVKDVKMSISGAFNNNRILLEATNLFLRENSQVVLEAMQAQLQKKLASEFGKLANQLLKNVPVEQFYVD, from the exons ATGAATAAAGCGGTGTGCCTAGTAATCGCGATCCAAGCGCTGTGGATGGTGCAGGCCGAGACCC CACCCTATATCAAACAATGTCATAGGAACGACCCGAAATTGGTGGACTGTTTTATCGGAGCCATTGAACACCTAAAGCCATATTTGGCCAATGGCATTCCTGATATTCAG CTGCCTTCTGTGGAGCCCTTTAAGATGGACACCCTTGCCCTGCAGCTAACAGAGGGTCCCCAGGGGTATAAGATCACGCTGAAGAACATGGAGGCCTTCGGGGCGAGCAACTTCAAGGTGACATCCCTGAAACTGAGCGAAGGAAGCGAGCCCTTCAAGGCGAAGATCGTGATGCCCAAGCTAAAGATTGAGGCTAAATACACGAGCTCCGGGGTCCTCCTGATCCTGCCAGCCTCCGGAGGTGGAGACTTCCATGCTAACTTCGAGGGTGTGAGCGCCGACCTCACAGGAAAGACATCCATTCACGCTTCCAAGGGCGCCAACTACCTCCACATCGATGCTCTCAGCTTGGTTCTGGATGTGAAGGATGTGAAAATGAGCATCTCAGGTGCCTTCAACAACAACCGGATTCTGC TGGAGGCCACCAATCTGTTTCTGCGGGAAAACTCTCAAGTCGTTTTGGAGGCTATGCAGGCTCAATTACAGAAAAAATTGGCTAGCGAGTTCGGCAAACTCGCCAACCAGCTCCTGAAGAACGTTCCTGTAGAGCAATTCTACGTGGACTAG